The Prunus persica cultivar Lovell chromosome G7, Prunus_persica_NCBIv2, whole genome shotgun sequence genome has a segment encoding these proteins:
- the LOC18771457 gene encoding receptor-like protein kinase HSL1 isoform X1, giving the protein MTIPTLTSSLHIHLCFLLFLPLLLISHANSQSLQDQEQAVLLKLKSYLQSPPFLSHWIPSTSNTSHCSWQPEITCTNNSVTGLSLVNTKITLPVPPFICDLKNLTLIDLSYNYFAGEFPKAFYNCSKLQYLNLSQNSFDGKIPDNIDSLPRLQYLDLSANYFSGDIPAAIGRLQELRNLQLYMNNFNGSVPPEIGNLSNLKHLSLSFNTKLVPWNLPSNFTKLKNLKNLYIRGSNLIGELPGTLGEMAALEELDLAYNSLNGTIPSVLFLLKNLSIIYLYNNSLSGDVPQVVEALNLTVIDISTNYLTGPIPQDYGNLTKLTWLALFLNGFSGAVPASIGRLPNLKQFRVFINNLSGTLPPDFGRYSELEGFEVSGNRLTGKLPDHLCYWGKLSTLVAYENNLTGELPSSLGNCTSLTEVKVYGNGLSGNIPSGMWTAPNLIHVLMSNNSLTGELPEKMSRNLTRLEIRDNRFSGNIPTGVSSWNLKVFDAGNNLFNGTIPQKLTTLPSLITLSLDQNQLTGFLPSEIISWKSLNALNLSRNQLSGPIPAGLGLLPVITELDLSENQFSGQIPAQLGNLKLSNFNLSSNHLSGKIPIEFENPAYDRSFLDNQGLCAARPSAKLSICNFQPRNSSKIWSTYLALILTLGILLSLLALSLSFFMVRAYWKRNRSDSDWKLTLFQRLNFRVSKSIMIGSGGSGKVYCVPVNRTGDVVDDSRGI; this is encoded by the coding sequence atgactataCCAACCCTAACATCTTCTCTCCACATCCATCTctgcttccttctcttcctccccCTCCTCCTCATCAGCCATGCCAACTCTCAGTCATTGCAAGACCAAGAACAAGCTGTTCTGCTAAAACTAAAGTCATACTTGCAATCTCCACCGTTCCTCAGCCATTGGATTCCATCAACATCAAACACTTCCCACTGTTCCTGGCAGCCTGAGATCACCTGCACAAACAACTCCGTAACCGGATTGTCTCTGGTCAACACGAAAATCACTCTACCAGTTCCACCTTTCATTTGTGATCTCAAGAACCTCACACTCATTGATCTCAGCTACAACTACTTTGCTGGAGAGTTCCCAAAAGCTTTCTACAACTGTTCAAAGCTACAGTACTTGAACCTCTCTCAAAATTCCTTTGATGGCAAGATTCCTGACAATATCGACAGCTTGCCTAGGCTTCAATACCTTGACCTTAGCGCTAACTACTTTTCTGGTGACATACCGGCGGCTATTGGGCGGTTACAAGAGCTCAGGAACCTGCAGCTGTATATGAACAACTTTAATGGTTCCGTGCCACCAGAAATAGGTAACTTGTCCAATCTTAAACACCTAAGTCTCTCTTTCAATACAAAACTTGTGCCATGGAATCTGCCTTCCAATTTCACCAAGTTGAAAAACTTGAAGAATTTGTATATACGCGGATCGAATTTGATTGGAGAACTCCCCGGAACACTTGGAGAAATGGCAGCACTGGAAGAATTGGATTTGGCATACAACAGTTTAAATGGGACAATCCCAAgtgttttgtttctgttgaAGAATTTGAGTATAATCTATCTCTACAACAACAGCCTGTCTGGGGATGTACCTCAAGTGGTTGAAGCATTGAACTTGACTGTCATTGATATTTCTACAAACTATTTAACAGGCCCAATACCACAAGATTATGGAAACCTTACCAAATTAACATGGTTagctttgtttttaaatggTTTTTCTGGTGCTGTTCCAGCAAGCATTGGCCGTTTACCAAATCTCAAACAGTTCAGAGTGTTCATCAATAATTTGTCTGGAACATTGCCTCCAGACTTTGGAAGGTATTCAGAGCTTGAAGGGTTCGAGGTTTCGGGGAATAGGCTCACTGGCAAACTGCCAGACCATTTGTGCTATTGGGGTAAGCTGTCAACACTTGTAGCTTATGAGAACAATCTCACTGGGGAGTTACCAAGCTCTCTTGGAAATTGCACTAGTTTAACAGAAGTGAAGGTTTATGGTAATGGATTGTCTGGGAACATTCCTAGTGGCATGTGGACAGCACCAAACTTGATTCACGTGCTGATGAGCAACAACTCTCTTACCGGTGAGCTTCCTGAGAAAATGTCTCGGAATCTTACACGGCTGGAAATAAGAGATAACAGATTTTCAGGTAACATTCCAACCGGGGTGTCATCCTGGAACTTGAAGGTTTTTGACGCCGGTAATAACCTTTTTAACGGTACTATCCCTCAGAAACTTACTACTCTTCCTAGCTTAATCACTCTTTCTCTTGATCAGAATCAGCTTACTGGCTTCCTTCCATCAGAGATTATATCATGGAAATCACTCAACGCTCTTAATTTGAGTCGAAATCAACTCTCTGGACCAATTCCAGCAGGACTTGGTCTTCTACCAGTCATTACTGAACTGGACCTTTCAGAAAACCAATTTTCTGGCCAAATTCCAGCTCAACTTGGGAATCTGAAGCTCAGCAACTTCAATCTTTCTTCCAATCACCTATCTGGGAAGATCccaattgaatttgaaaatccTGCTTATGACAGAAGCTTCTTGGACAATCAAGGTCTCTGTGCAGCTAGGCCCTCAGCAAAACTCAgcatatgtaattttcaacCTCGAAATTCCAGCAAAATTTGGTCTACATATCTTGCATTGATCTTAACTTTGGGCATACTTTTGTCCTTGTTGGCTTTGTCCTTATCATTCTTCATGGTCAGAGCTTATTGGAAGAGAAACAGATCGGATTCTGATTGGAAGCTCACCTTATTTCAGAGGTTGAATTTCAGAGTTTCAAAAAGTATTATGATTGGAAGTGGCGGCTCAGGAAAAGTTTATTGTGTTCCTGTCAATCGTACAGGCGATGTTGTTGATGACAGTAGAGGAATTTAG
- the LOC18771457 gene encoding LRR receptor-like serine/threonine-protein kinase HSL2 isoform X2, which yields MTIPTLTSSLHIHLCFLLFLPLLLISHANSQSLQDQEQAVLLKLKSYLQSPPFLSHWIPSTSNTSHCSWQPEITCTNNSVTGLSLVNTKITLPVPPFICDLKNLTLIDLSYNYFAGEFPKAFYNCSKLQYLNLSQNSFDGKIPDNIDSLPRLQYLDLSANYFSGDIPAAIGRLQELRNLQLYMNNFNGSVPPEIGNLSNLKHLSLSFNTKLVPWNLPSNFTKLKNLKNLYIRGSNLIGELPGTLGEMAALEELDLAYNSLNGTIPSVLFLLKNLSIIYLYNNSLSGDVPQVVEALNLTVIDISTNYLTGPIPQDYGNLTKLTWLALFLNGFSGAVPASIGRLPNLKQFRVFINNLSGTLPPDFGRYSELEGFEVSGNRLTGKLPDHLCYWGKLSTLVAYENNLTGELPSSLGNCTSLTEVKVYGNGLSGNIPSGMWTAPNLIHVLMSNNSLTGELPEKMSRNLTRLEIRDNRFSGNIPTGVSSWNLKVFDAESAYWLPSIRDYIMEITQRS from the exons atgactataCCAACCCTAACATCTTCTCTCCACATCCATCTctgcttccttctcttcctccccCTCCTCCTCATCAGCCATGCCAACTCTCAGTCATTGCAAGACCAAGAACAAGCTGTTCTGCTAAAACTAAAGTCATACTTGCAATCTCCACCGTTCCTCAGCCATTGGATTCCATCAACATCAAACACTTCCCACTGTTCCTGGCAGCCTGAGATCACCTGCACAAACAACTCCGTAACCGGATTGTCTCTGGTCAACACGAAAATCACTCTACCAGTTCCACCTTTCATTTGTGATCTCAAGAACCTCACACTCATTGATCTCAGCTACAACTACTTTGCTGGAGAGTTCCCAAAAGCTTTCTACAACTGTTCAAAGCTACAGTACTTGAACCTCTCTCAAAATTCCTTTGATGGCAAGATTCCTGACAATATCGACAGCTTGCCTAGGCTTCAATACCTTGACCTTAGCGCTAACTACTTTTCTGGTGACATACCGGCGGCTATTGGGCGGTTACAAGAGCTCAGGAACCTGCAGCTGTATATGAACAACTTTAATGGTTCCGTGCCACCAGAAATAGGTAACTTGTCCAATCTTAAACACCTAAGTCTCTCTTTCAATACAAAACTTGTGCCATGGAATCTGCCTTCCAATTTCACCAAGTTGAAAAACTTGAAGAATTTGTATATACGCGGATCGAATTTGATTGGAGAACTCCCCGGAACACTTGGAGAAATGGCAGCACTGGAAGAATTGGATTTGGCATACAACAGTTTAAATGGGACAATCCCAAgtgttttgtttctgttgaAGAATTTGAGTATAATCTATCTCTACAACAACAGCCTGTCTGGGGATGTACCTCAAGTGGTTGAAGCATTGAACTTGACTGTCATTGATATTTCTACAAACTATTTAACAGGCCCAATACCACAAGATTATGGAAACCTTACCAAATTAACATGGTTagctttgtttttaaatggTTTTTCTGGTGCTGTTCCAGCAAGCATTGGCCGTTTACCAAATCTCAAACAGTTCAGAGTGTTCATCAATAATTTGTCTGGAACATTGCCTCCAGACTTTGGAAGGTATTCAGAGCTTGAAGGGTTCGAGGTTTCGGGGAATAGGCTCACTGGCAAACTGCCAGACCATTTGTGCTATTGGGGTAAGCTGTCAACACTTGTAGCTTATGAGAACAATCTCACTGGGGAGTTACCAAGCTCTCTTGGAAATTGCACTAGTTTAACAGAAGTGAAGGTTTATGGTAATGGATTGTCTGGGAACATTCCTAGTGGCATGTGGACAGCACCAAACTTGATTCACGTGCTGATGAGCAACAACTCTCTTACCGGTGAGCTTCCTGAGAAAATGTCTCGGAATCTTACACGGCTGGAAATAAGAGATAACAGATTTTCAGGTAACATTCCAACCGGGGTGTCATCCTGGAACTTGAAGGTTTTTGACGCCG AATCAGCTTACTGGCTTCCTTCCATCAGAGATTATATCATGGAAATCACTCAACGCTCTTAA